The nucleotide sequence ACGAGACCAAGGTGACGCTGAGAATCGCCCTCTTGTTGTTTTCGTTTCAACGTTTTCAAGAGGAATTCTATAATGCCTTCAGGAAGGAATTGGGCAAGCGGTACCAGATCGATGTCTTTTTTCATCATAACAACGTATCGGTTTTTGAAACCATATTCAATAATATAAAAGGAAAGTACGGTATGTACGTAGTGGCCCCTATGCCTGATTTAAGCATACGGCCGTTGCTTGAAAGCATAGACCCCCAGAAGTTATTGATCGTTGACCGATATTTTCCAATGCCCGAACAGTATTCGTACATCTCCCAAGAGTTTGAAGAGAATACCCTAAGTAAGTTGGTAGAGCTGCTTCCTAAGATTAAAAAATATAAGCGCTTCGTTCTCTTTTTTGCCAATGACAGGGATTATCCCGATGGTATTTTCAAGGCGTTTCAAAGGTTTGTTTCCGAATACGGGATCAATGGAGTGGTTGAGGAAGACTATGAGGCGGGCAGTCTTGAAAAAGGAACTTTGTACTTTTGTGTAAGTGATACTTCCTTATGGGAGCTTGTTCGCGATTGCCATAATTCCAATATGGCTATCGGTGAAGATATCGGTATCTTGTCACATAATGACCATGTGGTCAAAGAAATCGCTTTTGGAGGAATTACCACCATTTCTACGGATTTTAAGGATATGGCTACAATGGCCGCGCAGCATATAAAAAACAATATGGTCTCGCAGGTCATGGTCACATCAAAACTCTTTAAGCGTAAATCCTTATAACTTCATTTGATTAGTGGTTTCGGTTTGATATAGCCAAGGCCGATTTATTTCCGATTTAATAATTTTTCCCCGCTAGATTGAGTATTTCTCAATTTTAGCGGTTTTTTTTGTTTTTGGTATTTAAAAAATACTTATTTTTGTGACAGTAGCATAAAGTAGCATAGATTATGTTTATTTTGTTAAACTTTTGAACAT is from Zobellia galactanivorans and encodes:
- a CDS encoding GntR family transcriptional regulator yields the protein MSLLHIIHRLKEVNTLTKHEQLVQGVLEALNTGELSVGDKLPSINKMVGDVGYARKTIVKAYEELKERGLVESKKLKGYFIISDETKVTLRIALLLFSFQRFQEEFYNAFRKELGKRYQIDVFFHHNNVSVFETIFNNIKGKYGMYVVAPMPDLSIRPLLESIDPQKLLIVDRYFPMPEQYSYISQEFEENTLSKLVELLPKIKKYKRFVLFFANDRDYPDGIFKAFQRFVSEYGINGVVEEDYEAGSLEKGTLYFCVSDTSLWELVRDCHNSNMAIGEDIGILSHNDHVVKEIAFGGITTISTDFKDMATMAAQHIKNNMVSQVMVTSKLFKRKSL